From a single Capsicum annuum cultivar UCD-10X-F1 chromosome 12, UCD10Xv1.1, whole genome shotgun sequence genomic region:
- the LOC107850295 gene encoding probable anion transporter 5, whose amino-acid sequence MGSSRFPKRYLIVFLTFICTSVCYIERVGFSIAYTAAADAAEVNQSSKGVILSTFYYGYACSQVPGGWAAQKIGGRRVLLLSFLLWSLTCFFVPLDPNQTIVLVIARLLVGVAQGFIFPSIHTVLAQWVPPHERSRSVSFTTSGMYLGASMGMLMLPSLVKYWGPQSVFFAEAALGAMWTLLWFSYAVDPPRSEHPKATASGFGESLLPLKGSSKLKFESGVHSTRTPTIPWKRIVTSLPVWAIVVNNFTFHYALYVLMNWLPTYFELGLQISLQEMGSSKMMPYLNMFIFSNIGGVIADHFVTRKILSITKTRKLLNTVGFIVASVALMALPYFRTPDGTLFCSSVALGFLALGRAGFAVNHMDIAPRYAGIIMGVSNTAGTLAGIVGVDLTGRLLEAAKNAQLDLTSPESWTSVFSIPGLLCIFSSFVFLVLSTGERIFD is encoded by the coding sequence ATGGGCAGCAGTCGATTTCCAAAGCGCTATTTAATTGTATTTCTGACGTTCATCTGCACTTCTGTCTGCTACATAGAGCGTGTGGGCTTCTCTATTGCGTATACTGCTGCTGCTGATGCTGCAGAAGTAAATCAGAGTAGCAAAGGTGTGATTTTATCGACCTTTTACTATGGATATGCATGCTCACAAGTACCTGGTGGTTGGGCAGCTCAAAAAATTGGTGGACGGCGTGTCCTTCTCCTTTCTTTTCTCTTGTGGTCTTTGACATGCTTTTTTGTACCACTTGACCCCAACCAAACAATTGTGCTGGTAATAGCCCGCTTGCTCGTTGGTGTGGCCCAAGGTTTCATTTTTCCGTCCATCCACACTGTCCTCGCACAGTGGGTACCGCCGCATGAAAGATCGAGATCTGTTTCCTTTACAACTTCTGGAATGTACTTAGGTGCATCTATGGGAATGCTTATGCTTCCTAGTCTGGTGAAGTATTGGGGTCCTCAATCTGTATTTTTTGCTGAAGCAGCTTTAGGTGCGATGTGGACTTTACTTTGGTTCAGTTATGCGGTTGATCCACCTCGTTCTGAGCATCCAAAAGCAACTGCGTCGGGCTTTGGGGAATCCTTGCTGCCCCTCAAAGGGAgttcaaaattgaaatttgagaGTGGAGTACATTCCACCAGAACTCCAACAATCCCGTGGAAGCGAATTGTCACGAGCTTACCAGTTTGGGCAATTGTTGTGAATAATTTCACCTTTCATTATGCTCTTTACGTGCTCATGAACTGGCTTCCTACGTACTTTGAATTGGGTCTCCAGATCAGCCTTCAAGAAATGGGCTCTTCCAAGATGATGCCTTACCTTAACATGTTTATATTCTCAAATATTGGTGGAGTGATTGCCGATCACTTCGTCACGAGGAAAATCTTGTCTATAACTAAAACCAGAAAACTTCTAAACACAGTGGGTTTCATCGTAGCTTCTGTTGCACTGATGGCTCTTCCGTACTTCAGAACACCTGACGGGACTCTATTCTGTTCCTCCGTGGCTCTTGGTTTCTTGGCATTAGGAAGAGCAGGTTTTGCCGTTAATCACATGGATATTGCTCCACGGTATGCTGGAATCATTATGGGAGTTTCGAATACAGCTGGTACACTAGCTGGCATCGTTGGTGTTGATCTCACTGGTCGACTGCTAGAAGCTGCTAAAAACGCCCAGTTGGATCTTACAAGTCCAGAAAGCTGGACATCAGTGTTCTCTATTCCGGGGCTGCTCTGCATATTCAGTTCTTTTGTATTTCTAGTACTATCAACCGGGGAGAGAATTTTCGACTAA